A stretch of Rhodopirellula bahusiensis DNA encodes these proteins:
- a CDS encoding family 16 glycosylhydrolase, with translation MFGSFCCRASWSAAFVMVCFAASVSLAEDWDGLEVPASAESGTTWKLHPVSDDFNYVAKPTGKPKEFTKRWNDSFINAWKGPGRTEFNSGHSYVNDGHLGIHASRKPGTDLVYTGAVSSKETFRYPLYVEASVKISGLVLASNVWMLSPDSTEEIDIIEAYGSQRPGQEWTAQRLHISHHVFIREPFQDYQPTDEGSWYEDGSNWREEFHRAGVFWKDPWNLEYYIDGKKVRTVSGESIIDPHGYTKGNGLSKPMHLIIDAEDQTWRSDKGITPTDSELADLTKSIMWVDWIRVYEGVPSEND, from the coding sequence ATGTTTGGTTCATTTTGTTGCCGGGCCAGTTGGTCCGCTGCCTTTGTGATGGTTTGTTTCGCTGCGTCCGTGTCGCTTGCGGAAGATTGGGACGGACTGGAAGTTCCGGCTTCGGCAGAATCGGGCACGACGTGGAAGTTGCACCCGGTGTCGGATGATTTCAACTACGTCGCGAAACCGACGGGAAAGCCGAAAGAATTCACCAAGCGTTGGAACGATTCGTTCATCAATGCTTGGAAAGGACCTGGTCGCACAGAATTCAATTCCGGGCATTCCTACGTCAACGATGGGCACCTCGGCATCCATGCGTCACGGAAGCCAGGGACGGACCTCGTCTACACCGGCGCGGTCTCTTCCAAAGAGACGTTCCGCTATCCGCTTTATGTCGAAGCCAGTGTCAAGATCAGCGGCCTCGTTTTGGCTTCGAACGTTTGGATGTTGAGCCCGGACTCGACCGAAGAAATCGACATCATCGAAGCCTATGGGAGCCAACGTCCGGGCCAGGAATGGACCGCTCAGCGGTTGCACATCAGTCATCACGTGTTCATCCGTGAGCCGTTCCAAGACTACCAGCCAACCGATGAAGGTTCTTGGTACGAGGACGGGTCGAATTGGCGGGAAGAATTCCACCGGGCCGGTGTGTTTTGGAAAGACCCATGGAATTTGGAGTACTACATCGACGGAAAAAAGGTCCGCACAGTTTCGGGTGAATCGATCATCGATCCGCATGGCTACACCAAAGGCAATGGACTCAGCAAACCCATGCATTTGATTATCGATGCCGAAGATCAGACCTGGCGATCCGACAAAGGAATCACGCCAACGGACAGTGAGCTCGCCGATTTGACCAAATCCATCATGTGGGTCGACTGGATTCGCGTCTACGAGGGCGTCCCATCCGAAAACGATTGA
- a CDS encoding sulfatase family protein, with translation MKTFLSFALIFAVSVVNGSAAFADDRPNVLWITIEDWSPDLSCYGTRGIQTPNVDKLASEGIRYERAFTTSPVCSTSRSAMMTGFHQNFIGANQHREYDKQPLPHGIRPIPHLFADAGYFTALMSYKTDCNFLPDQKNELFDGTDWNQRADGQPFFARITFGGTHRQWKRDPQRPIAIEDVELPPYYPDTPFVRRDWANGLEQMQLVDREVGGILKRLSEEGLADNTIVFFVGDHGRCHIRGKQFLYDGGIRIPMIMRWPGKVSPGEVSDDMVMSIDICATILEAAGIDAPVPLHGKNLLSGEVRNRQYVFAARDKMDETHDAMRAIRSADFKLIHNLMPERAYCQYNQYKEGAYPVLAEMNVMHMRGELTPEQAAFFAPSKPELELYDLRTDPHEVHNVVDDPKYANVREEMLRELKRWRREVIQDKGVSDEFRALDVYPETLPAGSVDEWVHANAGKYDYEKFGWPSWYPTRSLEQWESARKAWEPWVFRDVNSKMQRPGVTIREQERNKAKRK, from the coding sequence ATGAAAACATTCCTATCATTCGCACTGATCTTCGCGGTCAGTGTCGTCAATGGTTCCGCTGCCTTCGCGGACGACCGTCCCAATGTGCTTTGGATCACCATTGAAGATTGGTCCCCCGATTTGTCGTGCTACGGCACAAGGGGGATCCAGACACCCAATGTCGACAAGCTGGCATCCGAAGGGATTCGGTACGAACGAGCCTTCACAACTTCGCCGGTCTGTTCGACTTCGCGTTCAGCGATGATGACGGGGTTCCACCAGAACTTCATTGGTGCCAACCAGCATCGGGAATATGACAAGCAACCGTTGCCGCACGGGATTCGGCCAATCCCGCATCTGTTTGCCGATGCGGGCTACTTCACCGCATTGATGAGCTACAAAACTGACTGCAATTTCTTGCCAGACCAGAAGAACGAACTGTTTGATGGCACCGATTGGAACCAACGAGCCGACGGGCAGCCTTTCTTTGCTCGGATCACGTTCGGTGGCACTCACCGTCAATGGAAACGCGACCCGCAACGGCCCATCGCGATCGAAGATGTTGAGTTGCCGCCCTACTATCCCGACACGCCTTTTGTCAGACGTGATTGGGCCAACGGTTTGGAGCAGATGCAATTGGTTGACCGTGAGGTCGGCGGGATACTGAAACGACTCAGCGAGGAAGGTCTCGCTGACAACACGATTGTTTTCTTCGTCGGAGACCATGGTCGGTGCCACATTCGCGGCAAGCAGTTTCTTTACGACGGTGGCATTCGCATTCCCATGATCATGCGTTGGCCTGGCAAGGTTTCGCCGGGTGAAGTCAGCGATGACATGGTGATGTCGATCGACATCTGCGCGACGATTTTGGAAGCTGCTGGGATCGATGCCCCCGTGCCTCTGCATGGAAAGAATCTGTTGAGCGGAGAGGTTCGGAATCGTCAGTATGTCTTTGCCGCGCGAGACAAAATGGACGAAACGCATGATGCGATGCGAGCGATCCGGTCCGCCGACTTCAAGCTGATTCACAACTTGATGCCTGAGCGAGCGTACTGCCAATACAACCAGTACAAGGAAGGGGCTTACCCGGTGCTGGCTGAAATGAACGTCATGCACATGCGAGGCGAACTCACACCCGAACAAGCGGCTTTCTTTGCTCCGTCAAAACCAGAGTTGGAACTGTACGATCTGCGAACGGATCCGCACGAGGTCCACAATGTCGTCGACGATCCCAAGTACGCCAATGTTCGAGAAGAAATGCTACGGGAACTCAAGCGATGGCGTCGTGAAGTGATTCAAGACAAAGGTGTGAGCGACGAGTTTCGTGCGCTGGACGTCTATCCGGAAACGCTGCCTGCGGGGTCTGTCGATGAGTGGGTTCACGCGAATGCGGGCAAGTACGACTACGAGAAATTCGGATGGCCAAGTTGGTATCCGACTCGTTCGTTGGAACAGTGGGAATCGGCTCGCAAGGCCTGGGAGCCCTGGGTTTTTCGTGACGTGAATTCGAAGATGCAACGGCCGGGCGTGACCATCCGTGAACAAGAGCGAAACAAGGCGAAACGGAAGTGA
- a CDS encoding Gfo/Idh/MocA family protein produces the protein MSFPPASKSRRDLLMTAGFVSMATLTPWALPVRQSLAKSPNERKRFALIGVGGNGTRTSPVGKEFADLVALCDVDEEHLKHGNELLCDGKAELFRDYREVLSRDDIDLVQISTPDHWHAKILIEAMLAGKDAYCEKPLTLTIDEGKLVRKVQQQTGRVVQVGTQQRSSFDKFNRALAIIAEGRLGKLKRLIVGIDAGGWSPEIPVADVPKGLDWDRWLGPGPKMEYRYAKDAKRADKNYTNGHTHFRWWYEHSGGKLTDWGAHHVDIAMLGIAAAGQNNDPVSVAGTAKHDVEFRDGMPLQNNRYNTARAFDLRVAFADGDVEMNIRHDVDNGILFEGERGRIFVNRGKLVGKPVEDLESNPLAEDAISKIYRGMPMEGNDRPAHWANFMHAIDNRVLPISDVHSHMKMLNVCHLAGICCRLGRKVEWDQVTESVVGDEQAAAMMKRPYRSGYEIDM, from the coding sequence ATGAGCTTTCCCCCTGCCTCGAAGTCTCGCCGAGATCTTTTGATGACCGCCGGATTTGTCTCCATGGCAACGCTGACTCCGTGGGCCTTGCCGGTTCGGCAATCACTTGCCAAGTCACCGAATGAACGCAAACGGTTTGCGTTGATCGGCGTCGGCGGAAATGGGACACGGACTTCGCCCGTTGGGAAAGAATTTGCTGACTTGGTCGCGCTGTGTGATGTCGACGAGGAACATCTGAAGCATGGCAACGAATTGCTGTGTGATGGCAAAGCCGAATTGTTTCGTGACTACCGCGAAGTGCTTTCTCGTGATGACATTGACTTGGTTCAGATTTCAACGCCTGATCACTGGCACGCGAAAATCTTGATTGAGGCGATGTTGGCGGGCAAAGATGCGTACTGTGAAAAACCGCTGACGTTGACGATCGACGAAGGAAAGTTGGTCCGGAAGGTTCAACAGCAAACCGGACGTGTCGTTCAAGTCGGAACGCAGCAACGCAGCAGTTTCGACAAGTTCAATCGTGCTCTGGCAATCATCGCGGAAGGTCGCCTGGGCAAACTCAAACGCTTGATCGTCGGAATCGACGCGGGTGGATGGAGTCCCGAGATTCCCGTCGCCGACGTGCCCAAAGGATTGGACTGGGATCGTTGGCTGGGACCCGGTCCTAAAATGGAATATCGCTATGCGAAGGACGCCAAGCGAGCGGACAAGAACTACACCAATGGGCACACGCACTTCCGTTGGTGGTACGAACACTCCGGAGGCAAATTGACCGACTGGGGAGCCCACCATGTCGACATCGCGATGCTGGGGATCGCCGCGGCGGGGCAGAACAACGACCCCGTTTCGGTTGCCGGGACCGCGAAACATGACGTGGAGTTTCGCGACGGAATGCCGCTGCAGAACAATCGCTACAACACCGCACGAGCGTTTGATCTTCGCGTCGCTTTCGCGGATGGCGATGTCGAGATGAACATTCGCCACGACGTCGACAATGGGATTTTGTTTGAAGGCGAACGAGGCCGGATCTTTGTCAATCGCGGCAAGTTGGTTGGCAAACCCGTTGAAGACTTGGAATCGAACCCGCTCGCCGAAGATGCGATTTCGAAGATTTATCGCGGGATGCCCATGGAAGGCAATGACCGCCCTGCACACTGGGCGAACTTCATGCATGCGATTGACAATCGAGTGCTGCCGATTTCCGACGTGCATTCCCACATGAAGATGCTCAACGTGTGTCACTTGGCCGGCATCTGTTGTCGGTTGGGACGCAAAGTCGAGTGGGATCAAGTGACGGAAAGTGTCGTTGGCGATGAACAGGCCGCTGCGATGATGAAGCGACCCTATCGGTCTGGTTATGAAATCGACATGTGA
- a CDS encoding 3-keto-disaccharide hydrolase, with product MAADTTAKTKPKIQPYPNAVVWTNAAKAQAEFDGFEFVGEFVRDDQAMQVTPSEGRFYVSVYDGGFPGTGWDGSPVVHEWSDREGIESRVVGWQKIDRSASVVGKKPPADAIVLFDGTNTNAWKNGKIEDGVLKAGARTKATFQDFRLYLEFQIPLQPEPPISHPHRGNSGVFAVGAYEVQISDNFGLDPSPEAWQDMVMLKPVNTWCGSIYGIREADWNVCLPPLAWQSMEIDFTAARFKDGKKIQSAVISVTQNGVLIHDRVELPEGTGGGPAGPRPEVAEGPIYLQNHGNPNRFRNIWIVPGSSTAHQ from the coding sequence ATGGCCGCGGACACGACCGCAAAAACGAAACCGAAGATTCAGCCATATCCCAATGCCGTCGTCTGGACCAACGCTGCGAAAGCTCAAGCGGAATTCGATGGCTTTGAGTTTGTCGGCGAATTTGTTCGAGACGATCAAGCGATGCAGGTCACTCCGTCTGAGGGCCGGTTCTACGTTTCGGTGTACGACGGTGGATTTCCCGGCACAGGTTGGGATGGCAGTCCTGTCGTGCATGAGTGGTCGGATCGCGAAGGAATCGAGTCGCGTGTTGTGGGCTGGCAAAAGATTGATCGCAGTGCATCGGTTGTCGGAAAGAAGCCGCCGGCTGACGCGATCGTGTTGTTCGATGGCACGAACACGAACGCTTGGAAGAACGGCAAGATCGAGGATGGCGTTCTCAAAGCGGGAGCAAGAACCAAAGCAACGTTTCAGGATTTCCGACTGTACCTTGAATTTCAAATTCCGCTGCAACCCGAGCCACCGATCAGTCATCCGCATCGCGGCAACAGTGGCGTTTTCGCGGTCGGTGCCTATGAGGTGCAGATCTCTGACAACTTTGGATTGGACCCCAGTCCCGAGGCATGGCAGGACATGGTCATGTTGAAACCCGTCAACACGTGGTGCGGCAGCATCTACGGAATTCGCGAAGCCGATTGGAATGTTTGCTTGCCACCGCTGGCTTGGCAGAGCATGGAAATCGACTTCACCGCGGCTCGATTCAAGGACGGAAAGAAGATCCAGTCCGCAGTGATCTCGGTGACCCAGAATGGTGTCCTGATTCACGACCGGGTGGAACTGCCCGAGGGAACGGGGGGCGGGCCAGCAGGTCCAAGACCCGAAGTGGCGGAAGGTCCGATCTATCTTCAGAACCATGGCAATCCCAACCGGTTTCGCAACATCTGGATCGTTCCAGGCTCGTCCACGGCACATCAGTGA
- a CDS encoding family 16 glycoside hydrolase: protein MTHSTLVADEASSGLPETKVLFEDDFEGRSTLGEGYRTGRGMEAGWSIRDGVLFGKQIRDDHGSTMRKQMKFGDLHVSFDFRFNGGSRFNFVIDDNNEESVHAGHVARASLTPKRMMISDDKFGLMNLEVREKRKTKSLPTEQQKELEDLLARTQASAAIQAKPGTWHHLELTIHGTVMTVHLDGKEVVSLDSTGFAHPTKTQFGMTVNGSSIDFDNLCVFATE, encoded by the coding sequence TTGACACATTCAACGCTCGTCGCCGACGAAGCATCCTCGGGATTGCCCGAAACCAAAGTTTTGTTTGAGGATGACTTCGAAGGTCGTTCGACGCTGGGCGAAGGCTATCGGACCGGGCGAGGAATGGAGGCCGGATGGAGCATCCGCGATGGTGTCTTGTTCGGCAAACAAATTCGGGACGACCATGGCTCCACCATGCGAAAGCAAATGAAGTTTGGCGATCTTCATGTGTCGTTTGACTTCCGGTTCAATGGCGGAAGCCGCTTCAACTTTGTGATCGACGACAACAATGAAGAATCCGTGCATGCCGGGCATGTGGCTCGTGCATCACTGACACCAAAACGGATGATGATCAGCGATGACAAATTCGGTTTGATGAATCTGGAAGTTCGCGAGAAACGAAAGACGAAATCGCTGCCGACGGAACAGCAGAAAGAATTGGAGGACCTGTTGGCTCGCACGCAAGCCTCCGCCGCCATCCAAGCCAAGCCGGGCACTTGGCATCACTTGGAACTGACCATCCATGGGACCGTGATGACTGTTCACCTCGATGGCAAAGAGGTGGTCTCGTTGGATTCTACCGGTTTCGCTCATCCGACGAAGACTCAGTTCGGAATGACGGTGAATGGAAGCAGCATCGATTTCGACAACCTTTGTGTTTTCGCGACCGAGTGA
- a CDS encoding sulfatase family protein, with protein sequence MRIHSLKRLAPILLFFAALCATSLPAADSRPNFLFVLTDDQSYGMMGCDGNELTRTPNIDQLAREGVFFDRAYVTSAICTPSRISIFLSQYERKHGVNFNSGTSVAPEAWAKSYPVIMRENGYYTGYVGKNHAPIGKGGYNSSLMEESFDYFYAGHGHIRFYPKDVHEIFEGAAYDTQVEIVNEGAQDFMSYEHRLDGAVRFLDERPADKPFCLSICLNLPHSAGTGTMQQRESDDEIYKSLYRDIEIPLPEHYVAKDEIETPRLPADVLRASERQASYNFVDTPEALKERTIRQMQSMTGIDRLIGNLRTKLETEGVDDNTIIIFCSDHGLFMGQHGLGGKALCYEQTTHVPMIVFDPELPTVLQGARCNELVQTIDIAATMLDLAEIEKPDTFQGLSLRPLLSGQGGAIRDHVFTENLWVTHFGNPRIEAVQDKRWKYIRYYHNDCVPASVKIQVAKDLGIKSSTMLYGIHDNEIAVYRNHAEASLRGEEPICEELFDLESDPDELNNLIDDPAAKTQLEELRVVWKQQLTKARGKGFPAVLRYTVDSEKDYKSK encoded by the coding sequence ATGCGAATCCACTCTTTGAAAAGACTTGCACCAATCTTGCTGTTTTTCGCGGCGCTGTGTGCTACCAGCCTGCCTGCTGCGGATTCTCGACCGAACTTTTTATTCGTTCTGACGGACGACCAGTCCTACGGAATGATGGGCTGCGATGGAAACGAGTTGACGCGGACGCCGAACATCGACCAGTTGGCTCGCGAAGGCGTGTTCTTTGATCGAGCCTATGTGACCAGTGCGATCTGCACTCCGAGTCGGATTTCGATCTTTCTCAGCCAGTACGAACGCAAGCACGGTGTGAATTTCAATTCAGGAACCAGTGTCGCGCCCGAGGCATGGGCGAAGTCCTATCCTGTGATCATGCGAGAGAACGGGTACTACACCGGCTATGTCGGAAAGAACCACGCGCCGATTGGAAAGGGCGGCTACAACAGCAGTTTGATGGAAGAGTCGTTTGATTACTTCTACGCCGGACACGGGCACATCCGTTTCTATCCCAAAGACGTCCACGAGATCTTTGAGGGGGCGGCCTACGACACGCAAGTCGAAATCGTCAACGAAGGTGCTCAGGATTTTATGTCGTATGAACATCGCTTGGACGGTGCGGTGCGATTCCTGGACGAACGTCCGGCGGACAAACCGTTTTGCTTGAGCATCTGTTTGAACCTGCCGCACAGTGCGGGAACGGGCACCATGCAACAGCGAGAAAGCGATGATGAAATCTACAAGTCGCTCTACCGTGACATCGAGATTCCTTTGCCGGAGCACTACGTTGCGAAGGACGAGATTGAGACGCCACGTTTGCCAGCGGATGTGTTGCGAGCGAGTGAGCGGCAGGCCAGCTACAACTTTGTCGACACTCCCGAGGCGTTGAAAGAACGCACCATTCGGCAGATGCAATCCATGACCGGGATCGATCGTTTGATCGGAAACCTACGCACCAAGCTCGAGACAGAAGGCGTGGACGACAACACGATCATCATCTTCTGTTCCGACCACGGATTGTTCATGGGGCAACATGGTCTTGGTGGGAAAGCGTTGTGCTACGAGCAGACGACGCATGTGCCGATGATCGTCTTCGATCCAGAACTGCCAACTGTACTGCAAGGGGCTCGTTGCAACGAGTTGGTTCAAACGATCGACATCGCTGCGACGATGCTAGATCTGGCTGAGATTGAAAAGCCTGACACCTTTCAAGGCCTGTCGTTGCGGCCACTTTTGAGCGGCCAAGGCGGCGCGATTCGTGATCATGTTTTCACCGAAAACCTGTGGGTGACACACTTTGGCAACCCTCGCATTGAGGCGGTGCAGGACAAGCGTTGGAAATACATCCGGTACTACCACAACGATTGTGTTCCCGCCTCGGTCAAGATTCAGGTGGCCAAGGATCTTGGTATCAAGTCGTCCACCATGCTGTATGGCATTCACGACAATGAAATCGCGGTGTATCGGAACCATGCCGAGGCATCGTTGCGAGGTGAGGAACCGATTTGCGAAGAGTTGTTTGATTTGGAAAGTGATCCCGACGAGCTGAACAATTTAATCGACGATCCTGCCGCGAAGACACAGTTGGAAGAGCTTCGAGTCGTTTGGAAGCAGCAGCTCACGAAAGCTCGCGGCAAAGGATTTCCTGCTGTGCTTCGCTACACCGTCGACAGCGAAAAAGACTACAAGTCGAAGTGA
- a CDS encoding sulfatase-like hydrolase/transferase produces MLNRIKFLSSMLVGLLVLTASSVDAKERPNIVLIVADDLGYSDVGFNGCKEIPTPRLDELAGEGVVFTNGYASHPYCSPSRAGLLTGRYQQRFGHEGNPEPDPQWHGDDTPGMPLSETTLADALKEAGYVTGAVGKWHLGDAKPFWPNRRGFDEWFGFSGGGLSYWGDLGRKDPLLGVHRGDEPVDRKSLTYLTDDFSTEAVKFIQRHETEPFFLYLAYNAPHAPDQATRAHLQKTAHIEYGGRAVYGAMVAGMDEGIGRVVDQIRESELGDNTLIVFYSDNGGRREHAMNLPYRGHKGMLFEGGIRVPFLVSWPGTLPSGVREQSPITALDVFPTVLAAAGLDPTKNEKLDGQNLLPGLTDAGTEFPKRPLFWRYSMGDDSYGYAVRDGNWKLVDSRYKNRKLLFDLANDPWEREDLAEQHPEQVDRLSRMIEAWDAGNVPPKWHDAHGVNVRKEEDSRTEAVEKAARGERARPDLDLNSMIEPVPARAKFIDEDFYIWGGSMVRDVDGTCHLFYSRWPRESGHNAWVTHSEVAHAVSDDPLGPYHFVDVALPVRGEKPWDGMCTHNPTVHEFDGKYYLYYMGNTGDGEPTRKLNMVHRNNQRIGVAIADHPNGPWKRFDEPLIDISEDASASDALMVSNPSILRRDDGTFVLIYKAVGKKRRMPFGGPVVHLAATSQSPTGPFRKQNKPLFTAPGVAFPAEDPYIWFQDGTCWAIVNDHKGHFNGTGSDSLALFQSVDGLHWEPANSPLVTERIIPWADGTQQSVHRLERPQLYLEDGKPTVLFCAAEETKEKLHSFNVHLPLRQTGD; encoded by the coding sequence ATGTTGAACCGAATAAAGTTTCTATCCTCGATGTTGGTCGGCCTTTTGGTTCTGACCGCATCCAGTGTCGATGCCAAGGAACGTCCGAACATTGTGTTGATCGTTGCCGATGACCTTGGCTACAGCGACGTTGGTTTCAATGGCTGCAAGGAGATTCCCACACCGAGATTGGACGAGTTGGCGGGGGAAGGCGTGGTCTTCACCAACGGCTACGCTTCGCATCCCTATTGCAGTCCCAGCCGCGCGGGGTTGTTGACGGGAAGGTATCAACAGCGATTCGGGCATGAGGGCAACCCAGAACCGGATCCGCAGTGGCACGGTGACGACACGCCGGGGATGCCGCTCTCGGAAACGACGCTTGCGGATGCTTTGAAAGAAGCTGGATACGTCACCGGAGCAGTCGGCAAGTGGCACCTGGGCGACGCGAAACCGTTCTGGCCCAATCGCCGTGGATTCGATGAGTGGTTTGGCTTCAGTGGAGGCGGATTGAGCTATTGGGGAGACTTGGGAAGAAAAGATCCTTTGCTCGGTGTGCATCGCGGTGATGAACCGGTCGATCGCAAGTCGTTGACGTATTTGACGGATGACTTTTCAACGGAAGCGGTCAAGTTCATTCAGCGTCACGAGACGGAACCGTTCTTTTTGTACTTGGCGTACAACGCACCGCATGCTCCCGACCAAGCCACCCGGGCTCATCTGCAGAAGACAGCACACATCGAGTACGGAGGTCGAGCGGTTTACGGAGCGATGGTCGCTGGGATGGACGAAGGCATTGGGCGAGTCGTTGACCAAATTCGCGAATCGGAGTTGGGCGACAACACGTTGATTGTCTTTTACAGCGACAACGGTGGGCGGCGTGAGCACGCGATGAATTTGCCGTACCGAGGTCACAAGGGCATGCTGTTTGAAGGCGGTATTCGGGTGCCGTTCTTGGTTTCTTGGCCAGGGACTTTGCCGAGCGGAGTTCGAGAGCAATCGCCGATCACGGCACTCGATGTCTTTCCTACCGTCCTCGCCGCAGCAGGATTGGACCCGACCAAGAATGAAAAGCTGGACGGCCAAAACTTGTTGCCCGGTTTGACCGACGCGGGAACGGAGTTTCCCAAACGGCCGTTGTTTTGGCGTTACTCGATGGGCGATGATTCGTATGGCTATGCGGTTCGCGACGGGAATTGGAAGTTGGTTGACAGTCGCTACAAGAACCGAAAGCTGTTGTTTGATTTGGCGAACGACCCTTGGGAACGCGAAGACTTGGCCGAACAGCATCCTGAACAAGTGGATCGGCTATCGCGGATGATTGAGGCCTGGGATGCCGGCAATGTGCCGCCGAAGTGGCATGATGCTCACGGCGTCAATGTCAGGAAAGAAGAGGACTCACGAACAGAGGCTGTTGAAAAAGCCGCTCGAGGCGAACGTGCGCGGCCGGATTTGGATTTGAACTCGATGATTGAGCCGGTGCCAGCGAGAGCGAAGTTCATCGACGAGGATTTCTACATCTGGGGCGGCAGTATGGTGCGTGACGTCGACGGCACCTGCCATCTTTTCTACAGTCGCTGGCCGCGAGAGTCGGGACACAATGCTTGGGTCACCCATTCGGAGGTTGCTCACGCGGTGTCGGATGATCCGCTGGGGCCATACCACTTCGTCGATGTAGCTTTGCCCGTTCGAGGCGAAAAACCGTGGGACGGCATGTGCACTCACAACCCGACCGTGCATGAGTTCGATGGGAAGTACTATCTCTACTACATGGGGAACACGGGTGACGGTGAACCGACGAGAAAGCTGAATATGGTTCATCGCAACAATCAACGCATTGGTGTCGCGATTGCCGATCACCCCAACGGACCATGGAAACGTTTTGACGAGCCACTGATCGACATCAGCGAAGATGCCTCGGCGTCGGATGCATTGATGGTGAGCAACCCATCGATCTTGCGTCGGGATGATGGGACGTTTGTGTTGATTTACAAAGCGGTCGGCAAGAAAAGACGCATGCCGTTTGGAGGCCCGGTCGTTCACCTTGCCGCAACTTCTCAGTCACCGACGGGACCGTTTCGAAAGCAGAACAAACCGTTGTTCACCGCACCGGGAGTCGCCTTTCCAGCGGAAGACCCTTACATCTGGTTCCAAGATGGCACGTGCTGGGCGATCGTCAACGACCACAAGGGACACTTCAACGGAACCGGCAGTGACTCCTTGGCATTGTTTCAGTCGGTCGATGGTTTGCACTGGGAACCGGCCAATTCACCGTTGGTGACGGAACGCATCATCCCATGGGCGGACGGAACTCAGCAGTCCGTGCACCGTCTTGAACGCCCGCAACTGTACCTCGAAGACGGCAAACCAACCGTGCTATTTTGTGCGGCGGAGGAAACCAAGGAGAAGCTGCATTCGTTCAACGTGCACTTGCCTCTGCGTCAGACGGGTGACTGA